In one window of Chryseobacterium sp. JV274 DNA:
- a CDS encoding inorganic diphosphatase, translated as MIGNQHPWHDVSPGEHLPQIVTAVIEIPTGSRTKYEIDKLSGLIRLDRILLSSMYYPANYGIIPQTYYSDGDPLDILVLCSENLVPLTLVNARVIGIMEMTDEDKKDHKIIAVAENDSSMLHIHDIEDLPAYTINEIQNFFEEYKKLEEKIVQVFGFKNRKEAFTCIEESLMMYIKEIKPKIKNI; from the coding sequence ATGATAGGAAACCAACATCCGTGGCATGATGTTTCACCAGGAGAGCATCTGCCACAAATAGTTACAGCAGTTATTGAAATCCCTACTGGCAGCCGCACAAAATATGAAATAGACAAACTCTCGGGATTAATAAGATTGGATAGGATTCTTTTATCTTCCATGTATTATCCTGCCAATTACGGGATTATACCACAGACCTATTACAGTGACGGAGATCCGTTAGATATTCTTGTGCTATGTTCGGAAAACCTTGTTCCCCTTACTCTGGTTAATGCAAGGGTAATAGGAATAATGGAGATGACGGACGAAGATAAAAAAGATCATAAAATAATAGCGGTGGCTGAAAATGATTCTTCTATGCTGCACATTCATGATATTGAAGATCTGCCGGCTTATACCATTAATGAGATTCAGAATTTTTTTGAAGAATATAAAAAATTAGAAGAGAAAATAGTACAGGTATTTGGTTTCAAAAATAGGAAAGAAGCTTTCACTTGTATTGAAGAAAGTTTAATGATGTATATCAAAGAAATTAAACCCAAAATAAAAAATATTTAA